A section of the Candidatus Moraniibacteriota bacterium genome encodes:
- a CDS encoding DUF4238 domain-containing protein, translated as MVKKQHYISRKLLAHFIDNDGKFFEFLVGKNNNSYATTPNDAMSEMYVYEDAQLEPNAVENFLGREVDSKLPEVIKKTLEYIQGLEVGSSEFSEVKNWFSENMTLFIKNYYRSNALLTEFSFRDSEHKIALLLKNILDESYIELLAETVNACYKTAIIRSLEGEFLLSDQYISTAALGVKSQLVQVSNRNIGLRETVILIPISSEYYFVLWNTDTNDIFVENSINDVHGEALQAINAVIVNSSYRKCLGKKKSVCEKSKLVFQTSFPSEVFSKDWSFTRKKEVFWYEQDKRFWKSFKHHVTPEYFTCGRNDLCLCGSGEKYKKCHYYYSAWWNSLVATFQGPYPFVQIDNKNYERYVIRGAKAIEAPIDSYWKIQ; from the coding sequence ATGGTAAAAAAACAGCATTACATAAGCCGTAAATTACTTGCTCACTTTATCGATAATGACGGAAAATTTTTTGAGTTTTTAGTTGGGAAAAATAACAACTCCTATGCAACGACTCCTAATGACGCAATGAGTGAGATGTACGTCTATGAGGACGCTCAGTTAGAACCGAATGCTGTTGAAAACTTTCTAGGACGCGAAGTTGATAGTAAATTGCCAGAAGTTATTAAAAAAACATTGGAGTATATTCAAGGTCTTGAAGTTGGATCCAGTGAGTTTTCTGAGGTAAAGAATTGGTTCAGTGAGAATATGACTCTTTTTATTAAGAACTACTATAGAAGTAACGCTTTATTGACCGAGTTCTCTTTTAGGGATTCTGAACATAAGATAGCCCTTCTTTTAAAAAATATTTTAGACGAATCCTACATTGAGTTATTAGCAGAAACGGTTAATGCATGCTATAAAACCGCTATAATAAGAAGTCTTGAGGGAGAGTTTCTTTTAAGTGATCAGTATATTTCTACAGCTGCTTTAGGTGTTAAGAGTCAGCTTGTACAAGTGTCAAATAGAAATATTGGTCTTAGGGAAACTGTTATTCTGATTCCGATTAGTTCGGAGTATTACTTTGTTCTTTGGAATACGGATACAAATGATATTTTTGTTGAAAATAGTATAAATGATGTACATGGAGAGGCACTTCAGGCAATAAATGCTGTGATTGTTAATTCTTCGTATAGGAAGTGCTTAGGAAAGAAAAAATCTGTGTGCGAGAAATCAAAGTTAGTGTTTCAAACGAGTTTTCCTTCAGAAGTTTTTTCCAAAGACTGGAGCTTTACTCGAAAAAAAGAAGTGTTTTGGTACGAACAAGATAAGCGTTTCTGGAAATCATTCAAGCATCATGTAACACCAGAATACTTTACGTGTGGTAGAAATGACTTGTGTTTATGTGGAAGCGGTGAAAAGTATAAAAAGTGTCACTACTACTATAGTGCCTGGTGGAACAGTTTAGTAGCAACATTTCAAGGACCATACCCATTTGTTCAAATTGATAATAAAAACTATGAGAGATATGTCATTCGAGGCGCTAAGGCCATTGAAGCTCCAATTGACTCATATTGGAAAATCCAGTGA